One stretch of Rhizoctonia solani chromosome 8, complete sequence DNA includes these proteins:
- a CDS encoding Retrotransposable element Tf2 protein, with product MDQKKIEAVTSWPAPKMVKQVQAFLGFVNYLCRFIPNFSSVAQPLHNLTKKETPWSWGNLEETAFQELKSLVTQSPVLIHSNPNLPYYLETDASGVAMGAILSQQGEDNRLHPVAYMSKSFSGAEANYDTHDKELLAIIKALEEWRIFLEATDRPIQVFTDHRNLEYWRQARTFNRRHARWCIFLSDFNFEIHYRPGKQSGKPDALSRRADYVDLPPEPEVMIPTKVFANTSEEELEIVTEIRTKLREDPSLEPIIQFLTEDADNAPPSIRKAYKDYDWEEDLLWYRGKLVVPDSEALKERLLREFHDAPLAGHPGQQRTLELLSCNYWWPGMKSSAKEWVECCPYDFITGFPKSNGHNAILVVIDSFSKFGHFIPTSKKVTAKGLADLFVSHVWKLHGLPVKTILDCGTTFTGKFLRALYQQLGVKPAFSSAYHPESDGQTERVNQFIEFYLRSYVAADHSDWATWLPLAEYAYNNAKHSATGKTPFELVYGRNPVMNPSNVPANVPEADLVADTLAQEWKEAEAALRMSKERMTRDKGTTPEYSIGEKVWLDGKNVELRTNSNKLDPKRLGPFEVLEKVSSHAYRLKLPETLKIHNVFYVGLLSRAHISPSQPFLERPPPETVEGEEEYEVEQIIDSKQQRGKWFYLIKWKGYGPEDNSWEPEELLDHSQEEIQRFNKSRLKKARDSAKSL from the exons atggaccaaaagaagattgaggccgtTACATCATGGCCCGCACCCAAaatggtcaaacaggtccaggccttcttaGGTTTTGTCAATTATCTCTGCCggttcattcccaattttaGCTCTGTTGCGCAACCTCTAcataacctcaccaaaaaggaaaccccttggtcatggggtaacctggAGGAAACTGCCTTCCAGGAACTAAAGTcccttgtcacccagtcaccTGTCCtaatccactccaaccccaatcttccctactacctagaaacggacgcgtcaggagtagccatgggagccatcttaAGTCAGCAAGGAGAGGATAACCGCCTTCACccagttgcatatatgtccaagtccttttcCGGCGcagaagccaactatgacacccacgataaggaaCTTTTAGCAATTATCAAAGCCCTGGAAGAATGGCGaattttcctggaagcaacAGACAGGCCAATTCAGGTCTTCACAGATcacaggaacctggaatattggaggCAGGCTAGGACCTTCAACCGCAGGCACGCTAGATGGTGCATCTTCCTGAgtgacttcaactttgagatccactaccgaccagggaaacaatcagggaaaccagatgcactGTCCCGACGCGCAGACTATGTTGATCTTCCCCCCGAACCAGAAGTTATGATCCCTACCAAAGTTTTTGCCAATacgtcagaagaggaactggaaattgtcacggaaatccGCACCAAGCTTAGAGAAGACCCATCCCTTGAGCCtattatccaattcctcacagaagatgcggacaaCGCTCCCCCCTCCATCCGTAAGGCATACAAGgactatgactgggaagaggacctcctcTGGTACCGCGGCAAACTAGTAGTCCCAGACTCGGAAGCCCTGAAGGAACGGCTACTCAGAGAATTCCATGACGCACCCCTGGCAGGGCACCCTGGACAACAACGTACCTTGGAACTACTAAGttgtaactactggtggccaggcatgaagtcctccgccaaggaatgggtggaatgttgccca tatgactttatcacaggattccctaaGTCAAATGGGCACAATGCAATCCtggtagtcattgactccttttccaagtttgggcaCTTTATCCCAACCTCAAAAAAGGTGACCGCTAAGGGGCTAGCAGACCTATTTGTCAGTCATGTCTGGAAATTGCACGGATTACCAGTtaaaaccattttggatTGTGGAACCACATTTACGGGAAAGTTTCTAAGGGCACTATACCAACAACTAGGGGTTAAACCAGCcttctcatcagcctaccacccagaatcTGATGGCCAAACGGAGAGGGTGAATCAGTttattgagttctacctcagatcataCGTTGCTGCAGACCACTCCGACTGGGCTACCTGGTTGCCACTGGCGGAATACGCTTACAACAATGCGAAACACTCCGCCACgggaaaaaccccctttgaattggtctaTGGCAGAAACCCCGTCATGAATCCGTCAAACGTCCCTgcaaacgtcccagaagcagatctTGTGGCAGACACCTTGGCtcaggaatggaaggaagccgaagcggccctcagaatgagcaaggaacggATGACAAGGGATAAAGGAACAACCCCTGAATATTCAATTGGGGAAAAGGTCTGGCTAGacggaaaaaacgtggaactcaggacaaattccaacaagTTGGACCCCAAACGACTGGGCCCCTTTGAGGTATTAGAAAAGGTGTCCAGCCATgcgtaccgcctcaaacTGCCAGAAACCCTCAAAATCCACAACGTGTTCTATGTGGGATTGTTATCCAGGGCACATATATCCCCGAGTCAACCATTCCTGGAAAggccccctcctgaaacagtagaaggggaagaagaatacgaggtggaacaaatcattgactccaagcaaCAACGGGGAAAGTGGTtttacctaatcaaatggaaaggctatggtccggaagacaattcctgggaaccagaagagctCCTGGATCACAGTCAGGAGGAGattcaacgcttcaacaagtcacgactgaaaaaggctcgtgactccgccaagagcctttaa